In Deltaproteobacteria bacterium, one DNA window encodes the following:
- a CDS encoding aspartate kinase produces the protein MAIIVQKYGGSSVADVDKLHAVAQSVAKRVAAGDRIVVVVSAMGKTTDQLLAQAALVTQNPPQRELDMLVTAGERISMALLSMAMHKAGVNSISFTGSQSGIITENSHQGARIIEVRPYRIQEALEAGKVVIVAGFQGVSLEREITTLGRGGSDTTAVAMAAALEAEACEIYSDVDGVYDADPNVCPQATLLSEIDYETMQHMAAAGARVLNAQAVEFARKAGIQILARKTADTSGRQTRISADAKVEVGHVTAVVGAPDASLMHGPIQDVSSLLEDVERLGATVLAMATTQSGVLLVNRAQIPGKEHRGLEAVALAHGIRAEEVCALTLVGAGLMAVVSQVLGQLNDAKIVHTMLGASDGAIALVVASESLDQALEMLHANFRLG, from the coding sequence ATGGCAATCATTGTTCAAAAATATGGTGGGTCTTCTGTAGCTGACGTGGACAAGCTTCACGCTGTGGCTCAATCCGTGGCAAAGCGGGTTGCCGCCGGCGATAGAATTGTCGTGGTTGTCAGCGCAATGGGTAAAACGACCGACCAGTTGTTAGCTCAAGCGGCCTTGGTCACTCAAAACCCTCCTCAGCGTGAACTTGATATGTTGGTGACGGCAGGCGAGCGCATCTCCATGGCACTCTTGAGTATGGCGATGCACAAAGCCGGGGTGAATTCGATCTCGTTCACCGGAAGTCAGTCGGGGATTATCACAGAGAACAGCCACCAAGGTGCCCGTATTATCGAAGTGCGTCCCTACCGAATTCAAGAGGCACTGGAAGCCGGGAAAGTGGTGATTGTGGCGGGTTTTCAAGGGGTAAGCCTTGAGCGTGAGATAACAACCCTTGGCCGAGGCGGCTCAGACACCACGGCTGTTGCCATGGCGGCGGCGCTGGAGGCTGAGGCCTGTGAAATCTATTCAGATGTTGATGGCGTCTATGATGCAGATCCCAACGTCTGCCCGCAGGCCACACTGCTTTCAGAAATCGACTATGAAACGATGCAACACATGGCGGCCGCGGGTGCTCGGGTTTTAAATGCTCAAGCGGTAGAATTTGCGCGCAAAGCCGGTATTCAGATCTTGGCCCGTAAGACCGCCGATACAAGTGGTCGTCAAACACGAATCAGTGCGGATGCAAAGGTTGAAGTGGGGCACGTCACAGCTGTCGTAGGCGCTCCCGATGCGTCGCTGATGCACGGCCCCATTCAAGATGTTTCGAGTTTACTCGAGGATGTAGAGCGCTTGGGCGCCACGGTCTTGGCCATGGCGACGACGCAATCTGGAGTGCTCCTGGTAAACCGAGCTCAAATTCCAGGAAAAGAGCACCGTGGTTTAGAAGCTGTCGCCTTAGCTCATGGCATTCGTGCTGAAGAGGTTTGTGCCCTAACACTTGTAGGAGCGGGTCTTATGGCCGTGGTTTCTCAGGTACTGGGACAATTAAACGATGCCAAGATTGTTCATACAATGCTTGGTGCCTCTGACGGAGCCATTGCCTTGGTGGTTGCGAGCGAAAGTTTAGACCAAGCTCTCGAGATGCTGCATGCCAATTTTCGCCTTGGTTAG